CTCCCCATGCCCTGCAGTGGCCAGGGCGATGAAGACCATCGTGAGCATCATAAAGATAAAAGCCTGGATCAGCCCCACGAAGATCTCCAGGCCATAGAAGACCGCCGGAATCAGCAAAGGGAGCAGAAAGATCATGATCCCGAGCAGCACATGCCCGGCAAAGATGTTCCCAAATAATCGGAAGGAGAAGGACACAATCTTCGCCACTTCGCTGATAAGCTCCAGGAGGCTCACGAAGAATTCAATGATCCCCATGAAACCCCGCCGGATGGCTTTCACGTTAAAGAACTTCCAGAAGTAGCCCGGACCCAGAGCTCGCACGCCCCATACCTGCACCATGAAGACGGCCACGAGGGCAAGGCCGATGGTGAAGTTGAGATCGGTGCTCAGGGCGCGGAGATAGGGGACCAGAACGAAGCCCTCCGCTTTCGCCTCATGAGGCTCCCCACCTTCCTTCCCATGGCCATCCGCCGCTGCCGGCTCCGCGGTCAGGAGGGTGAAGGGCCCCCAATGGATCACCGCATAGCCCCCTTCATGGCCATGCGCCGGCTCCACCTTCCCAATAGAATCGAAGCCGGGGATCAGACCCATCCAGTTCGCTGTGAGCACCATCAGAAAGATTGTGGCCACCAGAGGGAAGACATGGCGCGCCCGGGGGCCCAGGACCACTTTGGCCAAGTTCTCATACAGAGCCTCAATGAGGAACTCGAAGAGATTGACCAGGATCCCCAGCCCTCGAACGGGAGGTGGAAGCGGCCCGGCCCGTCGGGCTGCCAGGACGCCCAGCCCCAGAACGACCAGATCCACCAGGACCATCGCGACCATGGTATTGGTGAGCGGCGCACCGAAGAGCACGGGCCCCGTCAGAGGCTCTGGCTTCACCAGGATCACCGGGAGAACGGCCTTCAGAGGTTTCCCACCGATGGGGAGACCCTGCCCCAGGGTCCCGAAGAACAGCGAGATCCCCAACACAAAGCCCAGAATAAGAGGCGCCACAACCAGCAACTGGAAATAACGGATCACCCGCGTATCCCGCAGGCCCCAAAGGACCAGCGCGATCACCAGCGCATCCGCGAGAAGGATCCCCACCCAACCTGTCGCGGAGGACAGGAAGGTTACACCTGCCCCTCGCAGGAGATCCCTCAAACCGCCCAGCAACCAGAAAGCCGCCTGCCCCCCTACCCCGCATGAGAGCAAGGCGATGAGTCCGAGCAGCACATAAGGGCCCATTCGTCGGATCAATTTGCCCATTGCCGCGATCCCACCTCCTCTCAAGATGATGGCTCTTCAAACGTGCTGGAGGATTCCGATCCCGGTTGCTCTGGCTTTCGGGGCCGCTCGATGCGAAACTGGGCGGCTGCGGTCATCGCCGTGCGGACCATCACCACCAACCCCAGAGCCGCGCCTACGATCATGCACGCGGCGGTAAACACCGGCCGGGTCCCCAAACGGAGATCCAGCCAGAGCCCGCAGAGCATCGCCCCCACCACCGCCACCACGGGGATAAAACCGATCTGAGAAAGCACCCCCGCCAGCGCCAGATTCCAGACCCGGATCCACCCACGCCTCGATGTTTTCATTATTCACCCTTCATCTGTCCCTCTTATCACAAAAAGCCGCTTTCCTAATGATACCCGCCCCTCGGCGTTTCTGACAAGGGCCAGCCTGGAAGATCCACGCTTCCCTCTATCTGAAACAGCTTCTTTTCCGATCCCGGATTCAAGCTCAACGGAAAGGCCGAAGTCTAAAAAGCCTGAGCCGCCATTTGGGCCAGCTGATAAAGCGGATACACCATAACGGTTAATAACAGCACCCCTGCCACAGTGAACCACAGCGTGAGTCGGGCGGGGCGGGAGATCCAGACAGGCTTCTCCTCCTCCGGCGAACGGTCCACATACATGGCTCGGGCCACCATGATGTAGTAATAAAACGCAACCATCGCGTTGAGTACGCCGGCGATAGCCAGCCAGACCAGACCGCTCTCGATCGCCGCGGCGAAGACGAACAGCTTGGCGAAGAAACCCACCAACGGTGGAATTCCCCCAAGCGAAAGGAGAGCGGCCAGCATGGCCAGGGCCAGCCCCGGCGCCCGCCGGGACAGTCCCGCCAGGTCCCGGATCTCCTCGCTTCCGGTGACGTTGGTCATGATCACCGCGACCGCGAAGGCCGCGATGTTCGTCAAGGTGTAGATTCCCAGGTAAAAGATCGAGGCGGCGACCCCCAGGGGGCTGGCCGCGGCAACCCCGATCAAGATGTATCCAGCCTGGGCGATGCTCGAATACGCCAGCAGCCGCTTGAGGTTCCGCTGCGGGATGGCCAGGAGATTCCCCACGGTCATCGTGACAAAGGCGAGGGCGGCCATGATCGCCACCCAGTTCCCCTGCGCAGTGGGGAATGCCTCGATCATCGCCCGGATCAGGACCGCGAAACCCGCCGCCTTGGAGGCTACGGAGATGAAAGCGGTCACCGGCGTTGGCGCCCCTTCATACACATCGGGGGTCCAGAAATGGAAGGGCACGGCAGAGACCTTAAAGCCGAAACCCACCAGAACCAGCAGGAGAGCCGCCATCACCGCCGGGGTAGGCAGCCCGGCCAGGGCCTGGGCGATGCGAGCATAGGAGATTTCGCCGGTAAAACCGTAAATCAACGCCAGGCCGTAAAGCATAATCGTGGAACTGAAGACGCCGAACAGGAAATACTTCAACCCAGCCTCCGCCGATCGGGGCGTGTCTCGCAGATATCCCGCCAGCAAATAAAGGGCAATCCCCACCGTCTCCAGGGCCAGATACAGGGTCACCAGATTGACCGCCGCCCCCATCAACCCCATCCCGAGGACCGAGATGAGCAGGAGGGTGTAATACTCGCCGCTCTGGCGAAGCGGGCGGAAATCCATTGAGATGGCCACAGTGAGGATCCCTGCAAGCAGGAAGATGATCCGAAACAACATCGCCGCCAGATCAGCCCGCACCGAGCCCCCCAAGGCCTCATAAGGGGCTGCGATCCCAATCGTGAGTTGGGCCGCCTGGACTGCGGTCACCACCAGGGCCGCCGCCAGCCCGCCGATGGCCCAGTAGCCCAGCTCCCGCTTCCGCCCCTCCGGCATCCAGGCGTCCACGGCCATCATGAGGGCGGCCGCCAGCACCAGCACGATCTCCGGCAGGACCGACCACAGATGCGCCCACCAGGATAACTCCATTGTCGATTCCTCCCCTTAGCGGATGGAAGCGACCATCGCGCCCTGCAACAGCGTCGCAATGGGCTCCACGCCGGTCTGAATCAAATCCGTCATCACTCGAGGAAACACGCCGATCAGAACAAACCACACCGCCAGGATGATGATGGCGACTTTATCCAGGGCGGTGATATCTCCCACTTGAGGATAGCGTTCCCGATTCAGCTCCCCGAAGAACGTCGACTGAAGCGCCCGCAGGATGTAGGCGGCGGAGAGGGCGATGCTGGGCGCTGCCAGGATGGCCACCCAGGGATACCACCAGGCCATGTCCCGGGCCGCCCAGATCCCCGCGAAGACCTGGAACTCGGCCACGAAGCCGGAGAAGCCGGGCATCCCCATCGCCACCAGCCCCCCCAGGATGAAACCCAGGGTGGCCATCGGCATCGCCCGGGCGAAACCGCCCAGGTGGGCCAGGTAACGGGTGTGCGCCCGATCGTAAACCATCCCCACCGTTGCGAACAGGATCGCCGCCATCACTCCATGGGAGAACATCTGAAGGACTGCTCCTGTCATCCCGGTCACGTTCATCGCCGCAAACCCAATGATCACGAAGGCCATGTGGCCGATACTGGAGAAAGCGATCACGTATTTGAGGTCCTCCTGCACTAAGGAGATCGCAGCAGAATACAGAGCGGCGACCACAGCCAGAAAGACCACCACCGGCAGCCAGTAGACCGCTCCCCCAGGCATCAGCTCGATCCCCACTCGCAGTGCGCTGTAGGCACCGACCTTCATCACCACCCCGGCCAGGAACATGGAGCCCGCCGTTGGCGCCGCCGAGTGGCCATCCGGCACCCAGTTGTGGAACGGCCACAGGCCTGCCGTCACCGCGAAGCCCAGGAAAACCGGCAGGAACCAGAGATAATCAAAGCGCACCGTCTGGCCGAACACCTCCACTGTCCGAGCGAAAGCGCCCCGGGCAGCCAGCTCTCGAAGCACATCCATATCGAAGGTGCGGACGGGGGAGACGAAATAGAGGGCCAGCGCGCCCACCAGGGCGATGATGGAGCCCACCAGGGTGTAGAGCACCAGCTTCATCGCCGCGTATTCTTTGCGGGTGGAGCCCCAGATGGCAATCAGGAAATATTTAGGGAAAATGGCGATCTCATAAAAGAAGAACAGCAACACCAGGTTCCGCGCCACGAAGACCCCCATGATGCCACTGGCCAGAAGCAGCATGAAGGCGAACAGCTCATGGGGGCGATCCTCAATATTCCAGGACACCAGCACGCCCGTCAAGAGCACGAGGGCCGAGAGCAACACCAGGGGAAGGCTCACCCCATCCACACCCACGTAATAATGGATGCCGAGCTGGGGAAGCCACGACATCCGCTCCACGAACTGATATCCCCCGGCCGTCCGGTCGTAAGCCAGGAATGCCCAGAGGGCCAGCAACAGCGTGAAGCCGGAGACCGTCGCCGCGAAGACCCGCGCCGCTTCTTTCTGATGGCGCGGGATCAGCAGCAGGATCAAGGCCCCCACGAGGGGCGTAAAGACAATGAAGCTGAGAATAGGAAGAGCCACCGCCGAGATCACCATTCCTCACGCTCCAGAGATGAGAGTCGATCGTTCCAGCCAAACTAGGGAAGATCGAATGCACAACCCTGTCGGATCCCAGCTACCCCAGCAACCCCCGCAACGCCGCGTCCAGGGTGGGCACGATCCAGGCGGGCCACAGGCCGGTGAGCAGCATGAACACCATCAAAGGAGCCACGGCCAGGATCTCCCGCGCGCTCATCTCCGGCAGGCGAGCCCACTGCGGGTTCAACGGCCCATGGAGCACCTTCTGAATGGCCTTCATGATAAACGCCCCGGTGATCAGCAGCCCGAGCATGGCCAGGGCCGTCAGGGCAGTGAA
The sequence above is drawn from the Thermoflexus sp. genome and encodes:
- the atpB gene encoding F0F1 ATP synthase subunit A yields the protein MGKLIRRMGPYVLLGLIALLSCGVGGQAAFWLLGGLRDLLRGAGVTFLSSATGWVGILLADALVIALVLWGLRDTRVIRYFQLLVVAPLILGFVLGISLFFGTLGQGLPIGGKPLKAVLPVILVKPEPLTGPVLFGAPLTNTMVAMVLVDLVVLGLGVLAARRAGPLPPPVRGLGILVNLFEFLIEALYENLAKVVLGPRARHVFPLVATIFLMVLTANWMGLIPGFDSIGKVEPAHGHEGGYAVIHWGPFTLLTAEPAAADGHGKEGGEPHEAKAEGFVLVPYLRALSTDLNFTIGLALVAVFMVQVWGVRALGPGYFWKFFNVKAIRRGFMGIIEFFVSLLELISEVAKIVSFSFRLFGNIFAGHVLLGIMIFLLPLLIPAVFYGLEIFVGLIQAFIFMMLTMVFIALATAGHGEEHSEGHH
- a CDS encoding AtpZ/AtpI family protein yields the protein MKTSRRGWIRVWNLALAGVLSQIGFIPVVAVVGAMLCGLWLDLRLGTRPVFTAACMIVGAALGLVVMVRTAMTAAAQFRIERPRKPEQPGSESSSTFEEPSS
- a CDS encoding NADH-quinone oxidoreductase subunit N yields the protein MELSWWAHLWSVLPEIVLVLAAALMMAVDAWMPEGRKRELGYWAIGGLAAALVVTAVQAAQLTIGIAAPYEALGGSVRADLAAMLFRIIFLLAGILTVAISMDFRPLRQSGEYYTLLLISVLGMGLMGAAVNLVTLYLALETVGIALYLLAGYLRDTPRSAEAGLKYFLFGVFSSTIMLYGLALIYGFTGEISYARIAQALAGLPTPAVMAALLLVLVGFGFKVSAVPFHFWTPDVYEGAPTPVTAFISVASKAAGFAVLIRAMIEAFPTAQGNWVAIMAALAFVTMTVGNLLAIPQRNLKRLLAYSSIAQAGYILIGVAAASPLGVAASIFYLGIYTLTNIAAFAVAVIMTNVTGSEEIRDLAGLSRRAPGLALAMLAALLSLGGIPPLVGFFAKLFVFAAAIESGLVWLAIAGVLNAMVAFYYYIMVARAMYVDRSPEEEKPVWISRPARLTLWFTVAGVLLLTVMVYPLYQLAQMAAQAF
- a CDS encoding NADH-quinone oxidoreductase subunit M — encoded protein: MVISAVALPILSFIVFTPLVGALILLLIPRHQKEAARVFAATVSGFTLLLALWAFLAYDRTAGGYQFVERMSWLPQLGIHYYVGVDGVSLPLVLLSALVLLTGVLVSWNIEDRPHELFAFMLLLASGIMGVFVARNLVLLFFFYEIAIFPKYFLIAIWGSTRKEYAAMKLVLYTLVGSIIALVGALALYFVSPVRTFDMDVLRELAARGAFARTVEVFGQTVRFDYLWFLPVFLGFAVTAGLWPFHNWVPDGHSAAPTAGSMFLAGVVMKVGAYSALRVGIELMPGGAVYWLPVVVFLAVVAALYSAAISLVQEDLKYVIAFSSIGHMAFVIIGFAAMNVTGMTGAVLQMFSHGVMAAILFATVGMVYDRAHTRYLAHLGGFARAMPMATLGFILGGLVAMGMPGFSGFVAEFQVFAGIWAARDMAWWYPWVAILAAPSIALSAAYILRALQSTFFGELNRERYPQVGDITALDKVAIIILAVWFVLIGVFPRVMTDLIQTGVEPIATLLQGAMVASIR